In Clostridium sporogenes, one genomic interval encodes:
- a CDS encoding YitT family protein has translation MHLKKENVKRLLLVMMGSLIYAIGVNMFLIPHRLLSGGVAGIAIMLQYLTSIQSGYYILLINIPIFLIAFKEVDLDFGIFSFVGMISMSSFLILSRNYMDFYVMNDILLSCICGGVLSGAGMGLIFRNRASQGGTDVISVLAKRKLGIKISTIDFMINCVVVTIGALLGSFEVAIYTMISMFVKSQVMGKVIEGFDGKKILFVVTDHDEEIKKQLLEKLGVGATIMYGEGAYSGAKRKIIYCIMTNQQIVKAKKIIEDFDEHALISVSNTTECQGGGFKAAAF, from the coding sequence ATGCATCTTAAAAAGGAAAATGTAAAAAGATTGCTTTTAGTAATGATGGGAAGTTTAATATATGCCATAGGAGTTAATATGTTTCTTATTCCTCATAGATTACTAAGTGGGGGAGTTGCTGGTATTGCAATAATGCTTCAATATTTAACTAGTATACAATCAGGATATTATATCCTTCTTATAAATATACCTATATTCCTTATAGCTTTTAAGGAAGTAGATTTAGACTTTGGTATTTTCAGCTTTGTTGGAATGATAAGCATGTCTTCATTTTTAATTTTAAGTAGAAATTATATGGACTTTTACGTTATGAATGATATTTTACTTTCTTGTATATGCGGGGGCGTCCTAAGTGGAGCTGGTATGGGACTAATATTTAGAAACAGAGCTTCACAAGGAGGAACAGATGTAATATCTGTTTTAGCAAAAAGGAAACTTGGAATAAAGATATCAACTATAGATTTTATGATAAATTGTGTTGTAGTTACTATCGGTGCTTTACTAGGAAGTTTTGAAGTAGCTATTTATACAATGATATCTATGTTTGTAAAGTCACAGGTTATGGGAAAAGTTATAGAAGGCTTTGATGGTAAGAAAATACTATTTGTTGTGACAGATCATGATGAAGAAATAAAGAAACAATTATTAGAAAAATTAGGAGTAGGTGCAACTATTATGTATGGTGAGGGTGCTTACTCTGGAGCAAAAAGAAAAATAATATATTGTATCATGACTAACCAACAAATAGTAAAAGCAAAAAAAATAATAGAAGATTTTGATGAACATGCATTAATATCTGTATCTAATACTACGGAATGTCAAGGTGGAGGTTTTAAAGCAGCGGCCTTTTAA
- a CDS encoding NUDIX domain-containing protein yields the protein MKKLEEKILYKGKWISFKEISYLNNEEKLLKWEAVERTNTTKAVVIVAKLVPSERYVFIKQYRPAIDNYVIGFPAGLLEQEDIELEAKRELKEETGYIGKVVDISPEIRPNPVLLTDYAILVQMEIDENDELNKNPKQELEPSEDIEVILMSKEESRDFLIEQKNKGVDVGIGPWYIFGFKL from the coding sequence ATGAAGAAATTAGAAGAGAAAATATTATACAAGGGTAAATGGATAAGTTTTAAGGAAATAAGTTATTTAAATAATGAAGAAAAGCTTTTAAAATGGGAGGCAGTAGAGAGAACTAATACAACTAAAGCTGTGGTTATTGTGGCAAAATTAGTTCCTTCAGAAAGATATGTATTTATAAAACAATATAGACCAGCTATAGATAATTATGTTATAGGATTTCCTGCGGGATTATTAGAACAGGAAGATATTGAGCTAGAGGCTAAAAGAGAATTAAAAGAAGAAACAGGTTATATAGGTAAGGTTGTGGATATAAGTCCAGAGATAAGACCTAATCCAGTTTTATTAACAGATTATGCTATATTAGTTCAAATGGAAATTGATGAAAATGATGAATTGAATAAAAATCCTAAACAAGAACTAGAACCTTCAGAGGATATAGAAGTTATATTAATGTCTAAAGAAGAAAGTAGAGACTTTTTAATAGAACAAAAAAATAAGGGTGTAGATGTGGGGATAGGTCCTTGGTACATATTTGGATTTAAATTATAA
- a CDS encoding AAA family ATPase: MKPKKLVIKGLNSFIEKQEIDFETLVERGLFGIFGPTGSGKSSILDAITMALYGDIARDSTQFINLDTDSLFVSYEFDIASGNKREDYIVSRTVKRDKKGGYKTTAARLAKNSEGEEEIIADKPRDIQKNIESIIGLTAEDFTRSVVLPQGKFSEFLKLSGKSRRDMLERIFGLEKYGKKLSERIRKARNKQLSSLTLIEGRLEQYKDISKEKLQELKIQYENLLKEKSKIAKEKEEIDKLYEKYKNIWELQEELDVYLNKLENLKKGLLNIERKKVKVEKGKNALNVKPYMDEINKIEEDKNINEKELNTAIEQLKNIDLNLKNLEDEYKKASKGKEEKIPLLMQKENNLLQAIEIKKKVETIKREKATLAQKYKEKDASIKNKNIEKRSIENNINKISEEIKLKEEEINFLKIDGDKREKIQKLYEIDKEYKRLDLEVYNITEKINKKIKSLKEYELKYKDTLEAQKDINKKLEYVLDKKEKLIKNSPGNNDILLDKKDYINKLGETFNNLNKINDKKQELEKNLKEKQVVKLNLEKQHKEILEILKLKEETVVSLEEKIKDIEKMDMASILAANLKEQEPCPVCGSMHHIKLAKKVDIKELEILKEEHSTIFKELENIKIEENEKNILLISMGKEKELILKELENLKEQLKDRNLEYLREELQKEKNDFQELNKNIKSWEEEKLILEENISKLQKEKNNIDKEEAKNHEAISKEKELIVSIKKDREEREILFKEKEKEYLNLKEEIKVSNVEEEISRIRASDKKVEEYNKVIKSKRETLDTENNKREEIIKQINIMEIELGKIIESGKEKKNFIDKEEVEIKKLNVGEISKEHLDEVKKSIENIKGKEETLKSKLELEGKNREVLWENKISKEQIKINLEKLYNEKFIQLNRALEENKFHTLEDAKLMLICKEEIKKLEKEIEEFEKEYNNLNMNIERINKKLKGERIEEESWKDIRLKKENKEKELEDIIKNIVIEEKLISDMENNIKALKDLLDEKEKVSHKKALLEDIDKLVQGNKFVEFVAMNQLEYIVFEASKRLKDITRGRYALELDCNGNFTMRDDFNGGGIRPTNTLSGGETFLTSLALALALSSQIQLKGSSPLEFFFLDEGFGTLDSELLDTVMTSLENLRSDRLSVGIISHVEELKNRVPIKLIVDPAVPGEGGSKIKIEYS; this comes from the coding sequence ATGAAACCGAAGAAACTTGTGATTAAAGGGCTAAACAGTTTTATAGAAAAACAAGAAATAGATTTTGAAACTTTAGTTGAAAGAGGTTTGTTTGGCATATTTGGTCCTACAGGCAGTGGGAAATCCAGTATATTAGATGCTATAACTATGGCTTTATATGGAGATATAGCAAGGGATAGTACTCAGTTTATAAACTTAGATACGGATTCCTTATTTGTAAGCTATGAGTTTGACATAGCTTCAGGGAACAAAAGAGAAGACTATATTGTTTCTAGAACAGTAAAAAGAGATAAAAAAGGTGGTTATAAGACTACTGCAGCTAGGTTAGCTAAAAATAGTGAAGGTGAAGAAGAAATAATAGCAGATAAGCCTAGAGATATACAAAAAAATATAGAATCTATAATAGGTTTAACCGCAGAAGATTTTACTCGTTCGGTAGTGTTACCTCAAGGTAAATTTAGTGAATTTTTAAAGCTAAGTGGGAAAAGTAGAAGAGATATGTTAGAGAGAATATTTGGACTAGAAAAGTATGGTAAAAAACTTTCAGAAAGAATAAGAAAAGCAAGAAACAAGCAACTATCATCTTTAACATTAATAGAAGGAAGATTAGAACAGTATAAAGATATATCTAAAGAAAAATTACAGGAACTAAAAATACAATATGAAAATTTATTAAAAGAAAAATCTAAAATAGCAAAAGAAAAAGAGGAAATAGATAAGCTTTATGAAAAGTATAAAAATATATGGGAACTTCAAGAAGAGTTAGATGTTTATTTAAATAAATTAGAAAATCTTAAAAAAGGGTTATTGAATATTGAAAGGAAAAAAGTAAAAGTAGAAAAAGGAAAGAATGCCTTAAATGTTAAACCCTATATGGATGAGATTAACAAAATTGAAGAAGATAAAAATATAAATGAAAAAGAACTAAATACTGCAATAGAGCAGTTAAAAAATATAGATTTAAATTTAAAAAATTTAGAGGATGAATATAAGAAAGCATCAAAGGGTAAAGAAGAAAAAATCCCTTTATTAATGCAAAAAGAAAATAATTTACTACAGGCTATAGAGATAAAGAAAAAGGTTGAAACTATAAAGAGAGAAAAAGCAACTTTAGCACAAAAATATAAGGAAAAAGATGCTTCAATAAAAAATAAAAATATAGAGAAGAGAAGTATAGAAAATAATATAAATAAAATTTCTGAGGAAATAAAATTAAAAGAGGAAGAAATAAATTTCTTAAAAATAGATGGGGACAAAAGAGAAAAGATACAAAAACTATATGAAATAGATAAAGAATATAAAAGATTAGATTTAGAAGTTTATAATATAACAGAAAAAATAAATAAAAAAATAAAAAGTTTAAAAGAGTATGAATTAAAGTATAAAGACACATTAGAAGCACAGAAGGATATAAATAAAAAATTAGAATATGTTTTAGATAAAAAAGAGAAATTAATAAAAAACTCTCCTGGGAATAATGATATTTTGCTTGATAAAAAAGATTATATAAATAAATTAGGTGAAACTTTTAATAATTTAAATAAAATAAATGATAAAAAACAGGAATTAGAAAAAAATCTAAAAGAAAAACAAGTAGTAAAATTAAATTTAGAAAAACAGCATAAAGAAATATTAGAAATATTAAAGCTTAAAGAAGAAACAGTTGTGAGTCTAGAGGAAAAAATAAAAGATATAGAAAAAATGGATATGGCCTCTATATTAGCTGCTAATTTAAAGGAGCAGGAGCCATGCCCTGTTTGTGGATCTATGCATCATATTAAATTAGCTAAAAAGGTTGATATAAAAGAATTAGAAATTTTAAAAGAAGAACATAGTACTATTTTTAAAGAATTAGAAAATATAAAAATAGAAGAAAATGAAAAAAATATACTTTTAATTTCTATGGGAAAAGAAAAAGAATTAATATTAAAGGAATTAGAAAATTTAAAAGAGCAATTAAAAGATAGAAACTTAGAGTATTTAAGAGAAGAACTACAAAAAGAAAAAAATGATTTTCAAGAATTAAATAAAAATATAAAGTCCTGGGAAGAAGAAAAACTAATATTAGAAGAAAATATAAGCAAGCTTCAAAAAGAAAAAAATAATATAGATAAAGAGGAAGCTAAAAATCATGAAGCTATATCAAAGGAAAAAGAATTAATAGTTTCTATAAAAAAGGATAGGGAAGAAAGAGAAATATTATTTAAGGAAAAAGAAAAAGAATATTTAAATTTAAAAGAAGAAATTAAAGTATCTAATGTGGAAGAAGAAATAAGTAGAATTAGAGCTTCTGATAAAAAAGTAGAGGAATATAATAAGGTTATAAAAAGTAAAAGAGAAACTTTAGATACTGAAAACAATAAAAGAGAAGAGATAATTAAACAGATAAATATTATGGAAATAGAACTAGGCAAAATAATAGAATCTGGAAAAGAAAAGAAAAATTTTATAGACAAAGAAGAAGTGGAAATAAAAAAATTAAATGTAGGAGAGATTTCTAAGGAACATTTAGATGAGGTAAAAAAATCTATAGAGAATATAAAGGGAAAAGAAGAAACTTTAAAATCTAAGTTAGAGTTAGAAGGTAAAAATAGAGAAGTATTATGGGAAAATAAAATAAGTAAGGAACAAATAAAAATTAATCTAGAAAAACTTTATAATGAAAAATTTATTCAGTTAAATAGAGCATTAGAGGAAAATAAATTCCATACTTTAGAAGATGCAAAATTAATGCTAATATGTAAAGAAGAAATAAAGAAATTGGAAAAAGAAATAGAAGAATTTGAAAAAGAGTATAATAATTTAAATATGAATATAGAAAGAATAAATAAAAAATTGAAGGGGGAAAGGATAGAGGAAGAAAGCTGGAAAGATATAAGGCTTAAAAAAGAAAATAAGGAAAAAGAACTAGAGGATATAATTAAAAACATTGTAATAGAAGAAAAGCTTATAAGTGATATGGAAAATAATATAAAGGCACTAAAGGATCTATTAGATGAAAAAGAAAAGGTGTCTCATAAAAAAGCTTTGTTAGAAGATATAGATAAATTAGTTCAAGGAAACAAATTTGTGGAGTTTGTAGCTATGAATCAGTTAGAGTATATTGTTTTTGAAGCTTCTAAAAGACTTAAGGATATAACTAGAGGAAGATATGCATTAGAATTAGATTGTAATGGAAACTTTACTATGAGGGATGACTTTAATGGAGGAGGTATAAGACCTACCAATACCTTATCTGGTGGGGAAACCTTCTTAACATCATTGGCGCTAGCTTTGGCGCTGTCTTCACAGATACAACTAAAAGGAAGTTCACCTTTAGAATTTTTCTTTTTAGATGAGGGTTTTGGAACTTTAGATAGTGAGCTTTTAGATACAGTTATGACTTCTTTAGAAAATTTAAGAAGTGATAGATTAAGTGTAGGAATAATAAGTCATGTAGAGGAACTTAAAAATAGAGTACCAATAAAACTTATAGTAGATCCTGCGGTGCCAGGAGAGGGTGGAAGTAAAATAAAAATAGAGTATAGCTAA
- a CDS encoding DUF1540 domain-containing protein, producing MNHNDSIGCNVHECKYHAQNTDYCTLNKIQVTKHTHEAASVESTDCGSFEASH from the coding sequence ATGAATCATAATGATAGTATAGGATGTAATGTTCACGAATGTAAATATCACGCTCAAAACACAGACTATTGTACACTTAACAAAATCCAAGTAACTAAGCATACACATGAGGCTGCAAGTGTTGAATCCACAGATTGTGGAAGCTTTGAAGCTAGCCACTAA